CCGGGGCTGAGAGCGCTGCCGAGCCGGCCGCCAGCGGGGACGGGCCCGCGGAATCCCCCCGGCCCAGGGGGCTCCTCCTGCCGCCCCCCAGGAACGCGGGCAAGCCCCTCAGCCCGCCCCACGCTGCCTCCCCCGCGGGCTCGGGGCTCCCCAAGCCAAAGAAGAGGACGGAGCCCGTGCGGATCGCGGCGCCCGAGCTGCGCAAGGGGGATGTGAGTATGGAACaagcccctgctccagccctttggGGGTGAAACCTCCCCCCGCGGGTCCCTTCCCTCGCTCTCACACACCGCCATCTCTTGTGTCATCCGCGGGGAGATTTGTCCTGGATGCCTGCCCTAATCCTAAAGCGCTTTGCAGAATTAAACTGATATAGAAACCTTATTTATAATCATAATGCAGTCAAACCCAGATTAGCTGCACCCTTCTTTATTCCTGGGGTTAACGAGTTGATGATGTGGAGCTGCAGAGTGTTGGAGCCCAAAAAAGGCTTTTGTTTGCTGTGCAGGTGATAGATTTTTCAATCAGTTTATTGCTTATTTGACTAAAGGCTTCAGGCGTCTTCCAGACTTTTAGGTGATCATTTCCTTCtcattttgtgggtttttttttgtaattattgtGCCTTGCAGGGCTTGTGAACCCAGACAGGTAGGGAAATACAGGTCCCTATCCACCTGTTTTTTACTGATCAAGTTTCATCCTCTCCCCACTGCAGATTTCCTGTGGGACAGCactggaatcatggaatggtttgggttggaaaggacctttatGCTCATTTTATTCCACCACCTTCCACtaatcccaggctgctccaagccccaatatccaacctggcttggacacttccagggatccaggggcagccacagcttccctgggcatcCCAAAAGAATTTTTACtaatatctcatctaaaccAGCACCTGgaagtggtttgggttggaagaaaccCTTAAAACTCATCCTGTTCCACAGTGCCACAGACAGAGCAGaccaggctgccccagcctggcctgttGTCACATGGAGGTGATGGTCATGTCACTGTTTCTGGTGTGACAGGAGTAGGAAGAGCTGAATTGGAAGCTTGGGGTcatttccctggggacaggaagGATTTATAATCATTAGTAGTGGCCTGGCAGCTCTTTGGGGGAGCCCAGTGAGGTCAGAGCTGGAAGAATCAGGGGAAGAggaggacaggacacaggctcCCCATCCCTTCCTGCTCCCCATAGCCATCCCAGTCTGGCAAATCCCACAGCTCTGGAGCTTCAGGACAGAGGGATATCCCAGTCCCTCACAAACACTTTTTTCTCACCTCCTTGCAGCAGTGTGCTGTGATTCCAGACAGCTGGAATGAACAGGGATTTGTTCCTGCTCTCcccctctctgtgctctgctctgtgggctCTGACCACACATCCTGCAGGTTGTCAGTGTTGAGAAAATGAATGTTGAAGGGACAAAAACCTTAAACTGGAGCTGGTCTGAGCACTTGGGATTCCCAGAGGTGCCTTGGCATGTGCTGATGTCCTCAGTTGTTCCCTCTTTCTCCTTAAAAtccctcccactgctgcagTTCGTGccctggagatgctccagggcAGTTGGagtttctcctctctcccaaaCCAACATGTGGCTTTACAATCACTCCCAGCTCTCTTTATTTATGCACATTCCTTGTCTTTCCCTGCTTTAGGATTTGGAGGTAAACTGGCACAAGCCCTCAATCCCTGTTGCTTCTTCCAAGTTCTGTGAGGAGCCATGAAATTACAGAGAGATTTAGGGCATTTTCTGATGCCAGCCAGGCTTTCCACTCAAATTTTAACTGGATATTTAGCAATTTCAGCATTATTTGGTACAattccctgtatccctgcaATGAACTTTACACCCTTTGTGTGGTTTGTGCTTCCCCTCCAGTAACTCTGTTGTTTTGTCCCTCTGGAGAAGAGCCCTGACCTGTTGCTGTGCACCTGCAGTTCTTCCCTTCctttgggtttattttcctgGGATTTATTAACATAACTTTTTTAGTTTATCATCTCAGGTTGTGCTgagctctgtttttctctctcagtcAGATTCAGAGGAAGATGaaccagcaaagaaaaaaaatactcttcaGGTAAATAACAAGGGCACTTGGTTAAACAACTGTCATGACTGTGACCAGTGTTGGGATTCCACTTGTGTAAATCATCCACTCTGATCCCCTTGGGGCTTTAGGGATATTCTTGAAATctcatgggtttttttgggcaGTTTCACCTGTTTAAATCTTGCCAAAGAGGCATTAATTTGGGAATTGGGCAGATATTTGCAAGTACCACATTTCCCTTCAAAATCCCCCTGACCTGTTGTGCAGTATATTCAGAGTGGCCAGGCAATGGAAAAACCCACAAGAAGTGTTAGAATTGGGGGGGATAATTATCAGAAAAAGTGAATAAtctcaattttttcttctgtgatgcATGGATATTCAGAGTGGCCAAGCAGTGGGAACTCACAAGAACTGTTAGAATTGAGGAGATACTTGTCAGGAGAAGTGAATAAtctcaattttttcttctgtgatgcATGGATATTCAGAGTGGCCAAGGAGTGGGAAACCCACAATAAATGTTAGAATTGAGTGGATAACTGTCAGGAGAAGTGAATaatctcccttttttctttctgtgatgCATGGATGTCACCAGGGACGCAGCGAGGGCTCGGGCTTGTCCGCTTTGCTTCCTCAGCCCAAAAACACGCCAGTGAAAGAGACCAACCGGCTCCTCCTGCCTTATGCcttctccaggaaagcaggaggagaaaacacCTCTGATTCCAAACCTACCAAGTCCTCAAGCTCTTCCTCCAAAGCCAAACCTGCAGCCAAAGCAGCCGTGGCCACCACGCCGTCCCCGTCGGCCATCAAGGCGGCGGCCAAGAGCGCGGCGCTGCAGGTCACCAAGCAGAtcacccaggaggaggaggacagcgacgaggagctgcagcctgagaaCTACTTCTCCTTGTCAGACAGCAGTGAGCCCAGTGCTGTGGGCACACAGCCCTACCTGTATCCCAGCACTGGGGGGTCAGAGGATCCTCCTCCCGGGACAGAGGcgcagccccagctgcaggacgCGGCCGCGAACGCCCCGCTGGAGTTCAAGACAGGAgttcagcacagctgggcacccaAACCTGGGGAGGAGTACAGCAGCCAGGCCTACAGCCAGTTCCCTCCCACCTACAGCGAGCCAGGGGGCTACTACCAGGTGGGTTCACTGGTCAGAAGTGATGAGGGGCTCTGaacagctgctggagtgagtgGCTCAGTATcagacaggtgtctgccaataaagccacaaaattctctttgaaatggagaatgtaaacctccAAATTACtactataattttgaaattaaggggttcTCAGGCAGAGATAGGGGAATTtggaataacaattctttaccACAAAAATTCagatagaaatacagtattacaaagaacaatcccaaaccctgccagagtcagaatccaagctgacacccgtcagtcagtcaggatgttggcacagtccca
This sequence is a window from Oenanthe melanoleuca isolate GR-GAL-2019-014 chromosome 25, OMel1.0, whole genome shotgun sequence. Protein-coding genes within it:
- the PRCC gene encoding proline-rich protein PRCC, which produces MSLVAYASSEEDSDAEEEEAADSPPAAAEQPSPRGLFSALPPPRTPAVPPSLLMSGAGAESAAEPAASGDGPAESPRPRGLLLPPPRNAGKPLSPPHAASPAGSGLPKPKKRTEPVRIAAPELRKGDSDSEEDEPAKKKNTLQGRSEGSGLSALLPQPKNTPVKETNRLLLPYAFSRKAGGENTSDSKPTKSSSSSSKAKPAAKAAVATTPSPSAIKAAAKSAALQVTKQITQEEEDSDEELQPENYFSLSDSSEPSAVGTQPYLYPSTGGSEDPPPGTEAQPQLQDAAANAPLEFKTGVQHSWAPKPGEEYSSQAYSQFPPTYSEPGGYYQDYYSSGYYPEVEAAQPPAQETSTDSSFIDDEAFKRLQGKRNRGREEINFVDIKGDDQLSGAQQWLTKSLTEEKTMKSFSKKKGDQPTGQQRRKHQITYLIHQAKERELELKNTWSENKLSRRQTQAKYGF